A window of Rubricoccus marinus contains these coding sequences:
- a CDS encoding polyprenyl synthetase family protein, with amino-acid sequence MSSLPPALASAVADVDAALDVLDVPTTPEVLYAPVHHALRGRGKMWRPAIVLLTAEAFGGADARRRAMPAALATEVFHTFTLVHDDIMDKSATRRGAPTVYAEWGTSTAILAGDLLFSLAGDLLRRTETDRLGDALESYHAMVASLCEGQALDLAFETRHDVTPDDYLAMIDGKTGALLELAFDLGALIGGASDDERRRLREAAHALGRAFQLQDDVLDIAATEADLGKPIGGDLREGKRTWLLLRAIEASGEEGREADRAFFDGALDGGLAPEAIGDARERMERLGVLSEASGEAQAYAARGEAGLDVLPASGAADALRVLAHALATRGK; translated from the coding sequence GTGTCCAGCCTTCCGCCCGCCCTCGCCTCCGCCGTCGCTGATGTCGACGCCGCGCTCGACGTCCTCGACGTGCCCACCACGCCAGAGGTGCTCTACGCGCCCGTCCACCACGCGCTGCGTGGGCGCGGCAAGATGTGGCGCCCCGCCATCGTGCTCCTCACCGCCGAGGCGTTCGGGGGCGCGGACGCCCGCCGCCGCGCGATGCCCGCCGCGCTCGCGACCGAGGTGTTCCACACGTTCACGCTCGTCCACGACGACATCATGGACAAGTCCGCCACGCGCCGCGGCGCGCCGACGGTCTACGCTGAGTGGGGCACGAGCACGGCCATCCTCGCCGGCGACCTGCTGTTCTCGCTCGCCGGCGACCTCTTGCGCCGGACCGAGACGGACCGCCTGGGCGACGCGCTCGAATCCTATCACGCGATGGTGGCGAGCCTCTGCGAAGGCCAGGCGCTCGACCTCGCCTTCGAAACCCGCCACGACGTCACGCCCGACGACTACCTCGCGATGATCGACGGCAAGACGGGCGCGTTGCTCGAACTCGCCTTCGACCTCGGCGCCCTGATCGGCGGCGCGTCCGACGACGAGCGCCGCCGCCTCCGCGAGGCCGCCCACGCCCTCGGCCGCGCCTTCCAACTCCAGGACGACGTGCTGGACATCGCCGCAACCGAAGCCGACCTCGGCAAGCCCATCGGCGGGGACCTCCGCGAGGGCAAGCGCACGTGGCTCCTCCTGCGCGCCATCGAGGCCTCTGGCGAGGAGGGACGCGAGGCCGACCGGGCGTTTTTCGACGGCGCCCTCGACGGTGGCCTCGCGCCAGAGGCCATCGGCGACGCCCGCGAGCGTATGGAGCGGCTTGGCGTGCTCTCCGAAGCCTCTGGCGAGGCGCAGGCTTACGCCGCGCGGGGCGAAGCCGGTCTGGACGTGCTGCCCGCCTCTGGCGCGGCCGACGCCCTCCGCGTTCTCGCCCACGCCCTCGCCACGCGCGGCAAGTAG
- a CDS encoding adenylate kinase has product MRLVLFGPPGAGKGTQAKRLAEQHGLVHLSTGDLFRAAIKAQTPLGQDADRYIRDGLLVPDSVTNGLVAEKLEEMDYDAFVLDGYPRTIPQAEWLMQHLADHDAPITAVVSLVVPEEDIVTRLSRRRTDSQTGAIYHLDFNPPPEDVPADRLVHRTDDHPDAIRTRLGEYHRETQPLEVFFRERSSFFEVDGTGALDDVQGRVADAIADTRGLSGI; this is encoded by the coding sequence ATGCGTCTCGTCCTCTTCGGCCCTCCCGGTGCGGGCAAAGGCACACAGGCCAAGCGGCTCGCCGAGCAGCACGGCCTCGTGCACCTCTCCACCGGTGACCTGTTTCGCGCCGCCATCAAGGCGCAGACGCCCCTGGGCCAGGACGCCGACCGCTACATCCGCGACGGCCTCCTCGTGCCCGATTCCGTGACCAATGGCCTCGTCGCGGAAAAGCTGGAGGAGATGGACTACGACGCCTTCGTGCTGGACGGCTACCCGCGCACGATCCCGCAGGCCGAGTGGCTCATGCAGCACCTCGCCGATCACGACGCGCCGATCACCGCCGTCGTCAGCCTCGTCGTCCCCGAGGAGGACATCGTGACGCGCCTCTCGCGCCGCCGCACGGATTCGCAGACGGGCGCGATCTACCACCTCGACTTCAACCCGCCGCCAGAGGACGTGCCCGCCGACCGGCTCGTGCACCGCACGGACGACCACCCGGACGCCATTCGCACGCGCCTGGGTGAGTACCACCGCGAGACGCAGCCGCTGGAGGTGTTCTTCCGCGAGCGCTCCAGCTTTTTTGAGGTGGACGGGACCGGCGCACTGGACGACGTGCAGGGCCGCGTCGCCGACGCCATCGCGGACACCCGCGGGCTTTCCGGCATCTAG
- a CDS encoding peptidase MA family metallohydrolase: protein MFARAPRPGPRARAGFVSSRIAPLAAALTLALVVGPLAPEADAQGFGRNKVQYDDFDWHILETEHFDIYYYPEERELAEIGAQAAEEAYVELENRFAFSFNHRVPMLFYASNLHFKQTNTTPGFIPDGVGGFFEFLKGRVVIPADGNVQRFTRVVQHELVHVFTFNKLARVLRDHRRPVDRFVPLWFTEGLAEYWSGEPDHQHEMIIRDAVASNFFVQLDDMDRIAGSFVMYKEGEAFCRFVAETYGEERILDLIENSWRDDDFSKVVEYVMGEDFHVVSDKWWTWIREQYLPKLEDADVPSLASRPVAARGAHFKPVVHTWPDGRREVLSVANRGGYSEILATPVGADLEPLAKPEVIVRAGKNLDYEAFHLFESRMDVSDDGLLAFVTKRGERDVIHLHDLRQRRRVEMLGFDELVGIYSPTVSADGRQVAFTGIGRNGLADLFLYDRDGGPAGAGLLRQLTRDAYDDRDPDFSPDGLSLAFSSDRTAFAGPGTPIFNIFRYDLETDEIGYITSGPQVDVAPRYSPDGQHLAYVSAHREADGKFSAQNLWVADLSPEAPLDEPFVTASAARRLTAPASGETVTVAFAPDSDTSAEPLAPGSASRGMAPPAVEVRQLTEFTGAAYDPFWADDSTLVFAAFEDFRWTVRAFDADSAFAQPRQRLAVTAPAPSEAWEYPRYAVSDTTRARPYKRRYALDVAGGSFATAATADYNAGGAAIAFSDMLGDDRIYVSAYSSSRIGRSFLDGLNVSATRIHVGRRANVGYGVFRRAGPLFDRGDPDQVDAIPSYQQIHGALGLVSYPLSTFRRVDLSTSLGYSSKELLGDLDGSGGLQFDTLKTLTFSNYMALAHDNALYSMFGPIDGWRANAGVGYSTDLLQSALSYYTLNADVRHYARITNDITFASWGLARANVGRRARYNLIGGSWSARGFPLLRIRAQRLLFTSQELRFPIVKAPYLISPVLGAFGVAGLKGALFVDAAHAWNEDGTGPDLYNLNSQTIGKTFGSVGAGARLNLFGAFVLRYDVGYRFWDGFQFDEREPFTQFFFGYDF from the coding sequence ATGTTCGCTCGCGCTCCCCGGCCCGGCCCTCGCGCCCGGGCCGGTTTCGTCTCTTCCCGCATCGCGCCCCTGGCGGCGGCGCTCACGCTCGCACTGGTGGTCGGGCCTCTGGCGCCAGAGGCCGACGCGCAGGGCTTCGGGCGAAATAAAGTTCAGTACGACGACTTCGACTGGCACATCCTGGAGACCGAGCACTTCGACATCTACTACTACCCGGAGGAGCGGGAACTGGCCGAGATCGGGGCGCAGGCGGCAGAGGAGGCGTACGTGGAACTGGAGAACCGCTTCGCGTTCTCGTTCAACCACCGGGTGCCGATGCTCTTCTACGCGAGCAACCTGCACTTCAAGCAGACCAACACGACGCCCGGCTTTATACCGGACGGCGTGGGCGGCTTTTTCGAGTTCCTCAAAGGCCGCGTGGTCATCCCGGCCGATGGCAACGTGCAGCGCTTTACGCGTGTCGTCCAGCACGAGCTGGTGCACGTGTTCACGTTCAACAAGCTCGCGCGCGTGCTCCGGGACCACCGCCGCCCGGTGGATCGGTTCGTGCCGCTGTGGTTTACCGAGGGCTTGGCGGAATACTGGAGCGGCGAGCCGGACCACCAGCACGAGATGATCATCCGCGACGCCGTCGCGTCCAACTTCTTCGTACAGCTCGACGACATGGACCGCATCGCGGGCTCCTTCGTGATGTACAAGGAGGGCGAGGCGTTCTGCCGCTTCGTGGCCGAGACGTACGGCGAGGAGCGCATCCTGGACCTAATCGAGAACTCCTGGCGCGACGACGACTTCTCCAAAGTCGTGGAGTACGTCATGGGCGAGGACTTCCACGTCGTCTCGGACAAGTGGTGGACGTGGATCCGCGAGCAGTACCTCCCCAAGCTCGAAGACGCCGACGTGCCCTCGCTCGCCTCGCGGCCTGTGGCCGCCAGAGGCGCGCACTTCAAGCCCGTTGTGCACACGTGGCCGGACGGGCGCCGCGAAGTCCTGAGCGTCGCCAACCGCGGCGGCTACTCCGAGATCCTCGCCACGCCTGTCGGCGCCGACCTGGAGCCTCTGGCGAAGCCCGAGGTCATCGTCCGCGCGGGCAAAAACCTGGACTACGAGGCGTTCCACCTCTTCGAGAGCCGGATGGACGTCAGCGACGATGGCCTGCTCGCGTTCGTGACCAAGCGCGGCGAGCGCGACGTGATCCACCTCCACGATCTCCGCCAGAGGCGCCGCGTGGAGATGCTGGGCTTCGACGAACTGGTGGGCATCTACTCGCCCACGGTCTCCGCAGATGGGCGGCAGGTCGCGTTTACGGGCATTGGCCGGAACGGCCTGGCAGACCTCTTCCTCTACGACCGCGACGGCGGCCCGGCCGGCGCGGGCCTCTTGCGCCAGCTCACCCGCGACGCCTACGACGACCGTGACCCCGACTTCTCGCCCGACGGCCTGAGCCTCGCGTTCTCGTCCGACCGCACGGCGTTCGCGGGACCGGGCACGCCCATCTTCAACATCTTCCGCTACGACCTGGAGACCGACGAGATCGGCTACATCACCTCGGGTCCGCAGGTGGACGTGGCGCCGCGCTACAGCCCGGACGGCCAGCACCTCGCCTACGTCAGCGCGCACCGCGAGGCCGACGGCAAGTTCAGCGCGCAGAACCTCTGGGTGGCGGACCTCTCGCCAGAGGCCCCGCTCGACGAGCCGTTCGTGACGGCCAGCGCCGCCCGGCGCCTCACCGCTCCGGCCTCTGGCGAGACCGTAACGGTCGCCTTCGCACCCGACTCCGATACCTCCGCCGAGCCTCTGGCACCGGGTTCTGCCTCTCGCGGGATGGCCCCGCCCGCTGTCGAGGTGCGCCAGCTCACGGAGTTCACCGGCGCCGCCTACGACCCGTTCTGGGCCGACGACAGCACGCTCGTGTTCGCCGCGTTCGAGGACTTCCGCTGGACCGTTCGCGCCTTCGACGCCGACTCCGCCTTTGCGCAGCCGCGCCAGAGGCTCGCGGTCACGGCGCCCGCGCCGAGTGAGGCGTGGGAGTACCCGCGCTATGCGGTGAGCGACACGACGCGCGCCCGGCCATACAAGCGTCGCTACGCGCTCGATGTGGCCGGCGGCTCTTTTGCGACCGCCGCGACGGCGGACTACAACGCCGGTGGCGCTGCCATCGCGTTTTCGGACATGCTGGGCGATGACCGGATCTACGTCAGCGCCTACAGCTCCAGCCGCATCGGGCGCTCGTTCTTGGACGGGCTGAACGTTTCCGCGACACGCATCCATGTCGGCCGCCGCGCGAACGTGGGCTATGGCGTCTTCCGCCGCGCCGGCCCGCTCTTCGACCGCGGCGACCCCGACCAGGTAGACGCGATCCCGAGCTACCAGCAGATTCACGGCGCGCTAGGACTCGTGAGCTACCCGCTCTCCACGTTCCGCCGCGTGGACCTCTCCACGTCGCTGGGCTACAGCTCCAAGGAACTCCTCGGCGACCTCGACGGCAGCGGAGGCCTCCAGTTCGACACGCTCAAGACCCTGACGTTCTCGAACTACATGGCGCTCGCGCACGACAACGCGCTGTATAGCATGTTCGGCCCCATCGACGGCTGGCGCGCGAACGCCGGCGTGGGCTACTCGACAGACCTGCTCCAGTCAGCACTGAGCTATTACACGCTGAACGCGGACGTGCGGCACTACGCCCGGATCACGAACGACATCACGTTCGCCTCGTGGGGGCTGGCCCGTGCAAACGTCGGCCGCCGCGCGCGCTACAACCTGATCGGCGGCTCGTGGTCCGCCAGAGGCTTCCCGCTGCTCCGCATCCGCGCGCAACGGCTCCTCTTTACGTCGCAGGAGCTCCGCTTCCCCATCGTGAAGGCGCCGTACCTGATCTCGCCCGTCCTGGGCGCCTTTGGCGTGGCGGGGCTGAAAGGCGCGCTGTTCGTGGACGCCGCGCACGCGTGGAACGAGGACGGGACGGGACCGGACCTGTACAACCTCAACAGCCAGACCATCGGCAAGACGTTCGGCTCGGTCGGCGCTGGGGCGCGGCTCAACCTCTTCGGCGCCTTCGTGCTCCGCTACGACGTCGGCTACCGCTTCTGGGACGGCTTCCAGTTCGACGAGCGCGAGCCGTTCACGCAGTTCTTCTTCGGGTACGACTTCTAG
- a CDS encoding HPr family phosphocarrier protein has product MLTREVTVRNRAGVHTRPASMIVREAARFAAEFFIKKDGYEINGKSIIGVMTLAAEQGATLELQFDGPDEADAADALEALFESGFGEPV; this is encoded by the coding sequence ATGCTCACACGCGAGGTCACCGTCCGCAACCGCGCAGGGGTCCATACCCGGCCCGCCTCGATGATCGTCCGCGAGGCCGCTCGCTTCGCCGCGGAGTTCTTTATCAAGAAGGACGGCTACGAGATCAACGGCAAAAGCATCATCGGCGTGATGACGCTCGCGGCCGAGCAGGGCGCCACACTTGAACTCCAGTTCGACGGCCCCGATGAAGCCGACGCCGCCGACGCGCTCGAAGCGCTCTTCGAGTCCGGCTTTGGAGAGCCCGTGTAG
- the ptsP gene encoding phosphoenolpyruvate--protein phosphotransferase, which translates to MPLPELHDAADAAAQTRGEIVVDGIGVSPGVAVGPVYLYAGGAYQADPQELGEDEIEAEAERFERAIARSERELGKIRLIARQKLGDGSAGIFDAQALILRDSQFYDRVHDFIRKRRMGAGWATQEVLDEHRQRLLASDSPLLRDRAGDFFDVQNRVLRNLQHGRAVSRIDKNRIVIAKNLTAADVLLFSRHGVLGVVLDHGGPTSHVSIMARALGVPTSVSLHGLAAQVNPGDEVIVDGFSGRVIVNPTDETREAYTEKQARFANLEATRDEVVAEPSETADGHHVSLQANVEFPQEFPLLHTFGAEGVGLFRTEMLFLTQGRALDEEQQFEVYRDAVAAAAPHAVTFRLLDLGGDKVLPMARREANPFLGWRGLRILLDKPEILRPQIRAILRAAAASGETDAPARLLLPMVSSLDEVRLTRAAIREVIAELEEAGVEHRSDIQVGIMVEVPAVALMADRFARVSDFFSIGTNDLTQFTLAVDRGNDLVAGRYRELHPAVLGLIAQTVEAAHARGIPVSVCGEMAADPRITPLLVGLGVDSLSASPAYLSLVKRVLRALTMDEARDLATRALRQPDADAVGRLLDYWLVCHNRDLAALLGADDAVRR; encoded by the coding sequence ATGCCGCTCCCTGAACTCCACGACGCCGCGGACGCCGCCGCTCAGACGCGCGGGGAGATCGTCGTGGACGGCATCGGCGTTTCGCCGGGCGTAGCGGTGGGGCCGGTGTATTTGTACGCGGGCGGGGCGTACCAGGCGGATCCGCAGGAGTTGGGAGAGGACGAGATCGAGGCGGAGGCCGAGCGGTTCGAGCGGGCCATCGCGCGCAGTGAGCGTGAGTTGGGCAAGATCCGCCTGATCGCGCGTCAGAAGCTCGGCGACGGCTCGGCAGGCATCTTCGACGCCCAGGCGCTCATCCTCCGCGACAGCCAGTTCTACGACCGCGTCCACGACTTTATCCGCAAGCGGCGCATGGGCGCCGGCTGGGCCACGCAGGAAGTGCTGGACGAGCACCGCCAGAGGCTCCTCGCCAGCGACAGCCCGCTGCTCCGTGACCGCGCGGGCGATTTTTTCGATGTGCAGAACCGCGTGCTGCGCAACCTCCAGCATGGCCGGGCGGTCTCGCGGATCGACAAGAACCGCATCGTTATCGCCAAGAACCTGACGGCGGCGGACGTGCTGCTGTTCAGCCGGCACGGCGTGCTCGGCGTCGTGCTAGACCACGGGGGGCCGACGAGTCACGTCTCCATCATGGCCCGCGCGCTTGGCGTGCCCACGTCGGTCAGCCTCCACGGCCTGGCCGCGCAGGTGAACCCCGGCGACGAAGTGATCGTGGACGGCTTCTCCGGCCGCGTGATCGTCAACCCGACCGACGAGACGCGAGAGGCCTACACGGAAAAGCAGGCGCGCTTCGCGAACCTGGAAGCCACGCGCGACGAGGTGGTCGCCGAGCCGTCCGAGACCGCCGACGGCCACCACGTCTCGCTCCAGGCGAACGTGGAGTTCCCCCAGGAATTCCCGCTCCTGCACACCTTCGGCGCCGAGGGCGTAGGCCTGTTCCGGACCGAGATGCTGTTCCTGACCCAGGGCCGCGCTCTGGACGAGGAGCAGCAGTTCGAGGTTTACCGAGATGCCGTCGCCGCCGCGGCGCCGCACGCCGTCACGTTCCGGTTGTTGGACCTCGGCGGCGACAAGGTGTTGCCCATGGCGCGCCGCGAGGCCAACCCGTTCCTGGGCTGGCGCGGGCTCCGCATCCTGCTAGACAAGCCTGAGATCCTGCGCCCGCAGATCCGTGCCATCCTGCGCGCCGCCGCGGCCTCTGGCGAGACCGACGCGCCGGCCCGGCTGCTCCTGCCCATGGTCTCGTCGTTGGACGAGGTGCGCCTGACGCGCGCGGCCATCCGCGAGGTGATCGCTGAGTTGGAAGAGGCGGGAGTGGAGCACCGCAGCGACATCCAGGTCGGCATCATGGTGGAGGTGCCCGCCGTGGCCCTTATGGCAGACCGATTCGCTCGCGTCTCGGACTTTTTCTCCATCGGCACGAACGACCTCACGCAGTTCACCCTCGCCGTGGATCGCGGCAACGACTTGGTGGCAGGGCGCTACCGCGAGTTGCACCCGGCCGTGCTCGGCCTCATCGCGCAGACGGTGGAGGCCGCGCACGCCAGAGGCATCCCCGTCAGCGTCTGCGGCGAGATGGCCGCCGATCCGCGCATCACGCCGCTCCTCGTCGGCCTCGGCGTTGACTCGCTCTCGGCCAGCCCGGCGTACCTCTCGCTCGTCAAGCGCGTGCTCCGCGCGCTCACCATGGACGAGGCCCGCGACCTCGCCACACGCGCCCTCCGCCAGCCCGACGCCGACGCGGTTGGTCGCCTGCTGGACTACTGGCTCGTCTGCCACAACCGCGACCTCGCCGCGCTTCTCGGCGCCGACGACGCTGTTCGGCGGTAG
- a CDS encoding bifunctional phosphoglucose/phosphomannose isomerase, translating into MPRSLFDADLDPQDMRGAIAAFPDHLAEGWQRGADAHAFGLDADDLNGIVVLGMGGSAIGADLVRALAAPEATVPVVVNRAYDLPAWVGERTLVIASSYSGGTEETLSGLDAAEASGARTAAITSGGPLAERMAGRPVVTISGGLQPRAALGYSLGVLLRAFRDGGQLSLTDSEFLTALGEARERADAYNQDDRNNLAREVSGAMEGHLPVVYTGPGLLEPVGMRWRTQIHENAKHPAYGNVFPELDHNEIMAFESIPPEVSDRMQILALTDAGDHKQVRRRFEITRELVARRVAGWREIESECETPLARMLSLVQLGDWASFWLAMRKGVDPTPVETIQKLKGVLAG; encoded by the coding sequence ATGCCCCGCTCCCTGTTCGACGCCGACCTCGATCCCCAAGACATGCGCGGCGCCATCGCCGCCTTCCCGGATCACCTCGCCGAGGGCTGGCAGCGCGGCGCGGACGCGCACGCCTTCGGCCTCGACGCCGATGACCTCAACGGCATCGTCGTGCTCGGCATGGGGGGCTCGGCCATCGGCGCCGACTTGGTGCGCGCGCTTGCGGCGCCAGAGGCCACGGTGCCGGTGGTGGTGAACCGCGCCTATGACCTACCCGCGTGGGTGGGAGAGCGGACGCTCGTCATCGCGTCGTCCTATTCCGGCGGGACGGAGGAGACGCTGAGCGGCTTGGATGCCGCCGAGGCCTCCGGTGCGCGGACTGCTGCGATCACATCGGGCGGGCCTCTGGCGGAGCGCATGGCCGGCCGGCCGGTCGTGACGATCTCGGGCGGCTTGCAGCCGCGAGCGGCGCTGGGCTACTCGCTCGGCGTGCTCCTCCGCGCCTTTCGCGATGGGGGACAGCTTTCGCTGACGGACTCCGAGTTTTTGACCGCCCTCGGAGAGGCCCGCGAGCGTGCCGACGCCTACAACCAGGACGACCGGAACAACCTCGCGCGCGAAGTCTCCGGCGCGATGGAGGGACACCTGCCCGTCGTCTACACCGGTCCCGGCCTGCTGGAACCCGTTGGGATGCGCTGGCGCACGCAGATCCACGAGAACGCGAAGCATCCCGCCTACGGCAATGTCTTCCCCGAACTGGACCACAACGAGATCATGGCCTTCGAGTCCATCCCGCCAGAGGTCTCGGACCGGATGCAGATCCTCGCGCTGACCGACGCAGGCGACCACAAGCAGGTGCGTCGTCGCTTCGAGATCACGCGAGAACTCGTCGCGCGGAGGGTCGCCGGCTGGCGCGAGATCGAGAGCGAATGCGAGACGCCTCTGGCGCGGATGCTCTCGCTCGTGCAGTTGGGAGACTGGGCCAGCTTCTGGCTCGCCATGCGCAAAGGCGTGGACCCCACGCCCGTGGAGACGATCCAGAAGCTCAAGGGCGTCCTCGCGGGGTAG
- a CDS encoding MOSC domain-containing protein has product MPARVLQVNVSDGGVPKRAVGSAHVTRLGLEGDSVNHPKVHGGPERAVCLFPVELIQTLQDEGHPIFPGAVGENLTVAGLDWSVLDVGSEIEVGDDLRLQLTSRVEPCSTIKAYFAGGNFKRIKPDRVPGETRWYARVLQEGEVKPGDPVRVPA; this is encoded by the coding sequence ATGCCCGCTCGCGTCCTCCAAGTCAACGTCTCCGATGGCGGCGTCCCCAAGCGCGCGGTGGGTTCGGCGCACGTCACCCGCCTCGGGTTGGAGGGCGATAGCGTGAACCACCCCAAGGTCCACGGCGGCCCGGAGCGAGCGGTTTGCCTCTTTCCCGTCGAGTTGATCCAGACGCTTCAGGACGAGGGGCACCCCATCTTCCCCGGCGCGGTGGGGGAGAACCTGACGGTCGCCGGGCTGGATTGGAGCGTGCTGGACGTCGGCAGCGAGATCGAGGTGGGCGACGATCTGCGCCTCCAACTCACCTCGCGCGTCGAGCCGTGCAGCACCATCAAGGCCTACTTCGCGGGCGGCAACTTCAAGCGCATCAAGCCCGACCGCGTGCCCGGCGAGACGCGCTGGTACGCCCGCGTCCTTCAGGAGGGCGAGGTCAAGCCGGGCGATCCGGTGCGCGTCCCGGCGTAG
- a CDS encoding CDP-alcohol phosphatidyltransferase family protein: MAHDREIRTLTGRFERWALPRMAARLPLWVTPDVLTSAGIAAAMVGGLGFVLAGRTGALAWLHLTSLALVAHWAADSLDGTLARQRRIERPRYGTFVDHTSDAISAWLLLGGLAASGLVRPWLALAALAGYLSHFGFAFVVATARGVLRLAPTGGLGPTELRLVVIAACTAVWATGNPAWPLAGAMWTLFDGLVAGAAVILVLTWLVAAARERAELARLDPTPNGDPPEASGEQTTPGRAPDRPA; the protein is encoded by the coding sequence ATGGCCCACGACCGAGAGATCCGCACCCTGACCGGCCGCTTTGAGCGGTGGGCGCTGCCGCGCATGGCGGCGCGGCTGCCGCTGTGGGTCACGCCCGACGTGCTGACGAGCGCGGGGATCGCCGCGGCGATGGTGGGCGGTCTCGGGTTCGTGCTCGCGGGGCGCACGGGCGCCCTCGCGTGGCTGCACCTCACGTCGCTTGCGCTCGTGGCGCATTGGGCGGCGGACAGTCTGGACGGCACGCTCGCGCGCCAGAGGCGGATTGAGCGGCCCCGCTACGGCACGTTCGTGGACCACACATCGGACGCGATCTCGGCGTGGCTCCTCCTGGGCGGGCTGGCGGCCTCGGGGCTTGTGCGGCCGTGGCTCGCGCTCGCCGCGCTCGCGGGCTACCTCTCGCACTTCGGCTTCGCTTTTGTCGTCGCCACCGCCAGAGGCGTGCTGCGCCTCGCGCCGACGGGCGGCCTGGGGCCGACCGAACTCCGCCTCGTCGTCATCGCAGCGTGCACGGCCGTGTGGGCGACCGGCAATCCAGCGTGGCCTCTGGCGGGCGCGATGTGGACCCTGTTCGACGGGCTCGTGGCGGGTGCGGCCGTAATCCTCGTCCTCACGTGGCTCGTCGCCGCGGCGCGCGAACGCGCAGAGCTTGCACGGCTCGATCCCACGCCAAACGGAGATCCGCCAGAGGCCTCTGGCGAGCAGACTACGCCGGGACGCGCACCGGATCGCCCGGCTTGA
- a CDS encoding PQQ-binding-like beta-propeller repeat protein, whose protein sequence is MPTLPEPAPSRPASGARGLAVALCVLAVLAGCNTVKVNKPFGAAAAPEAAPAPPLEQVWRINAEAGFGPDAPLVTDDGRMVVGTRDGKVFVFDAASGEGAGKGEVGEAIEGPIAVSGPMMYIPLTKERGGLLAYNAVTASRAWAVREGSFMAGPLVMGALIVAATNDGTVLGIDRFDGAVAWRQRPDTTAQIRATPLAMGALAIVADTEGTVRAYDPVSGDIAWTADAGAPIYRTPATDGETLVVPTTRGRVAAFGARGERLWSAQGAPLARWGTPSIADGIAVAGATDGTVTAWDVQTGEQRWTTSYDGGVGAAPLVSGGMVYVGTYRRELIALDAASGDELWRDELRGRISAGLASADGTVVVLAEPYYIYGFRPAGVATR, encoded by the coding sequence ATGCCGACTCTCCCCGAGCCCGCTCCCTCACGTCCCGCCTCTGGCGCCAGAGGCCTTGCCGTCGCGCTGTGCGTGCTGGCCGTGCTCGCGGGCTGCAACACCGTCAAAGTGAACAAGCCCTTCGGCGCGGCGGCCGCGCCGGAAGCGGCTCCCGCCCCGCCGCTGGAGCAGGTGTGGCGCATCAACGCCGAGGCCGGCTTCGGGCCCGACGCGCCTTTGGTGACCGACGACGGCCGCATGGTCGTCGGCACGCGCGATGGGAAAGTGTTCGTGTTCGACGCGGCCTCTGGCGAGGGCGCGGGGAAAGGCGAGGTCGGCGAGGCCATCGAAGGGCCCATCGCGGTCTCCGGGCCGATGATGTACATCCCGCTGACCAAAGAGCGCGGCGGGCTCTTGGCCTACAATGCCGTGACCGCGAGTCGCGCGTGGGCCGTCCGCGAGGGCTCGTTCATGGCCGGCCCGCTCGTGATGGGCGCGCTGATCGTCGCTGCGACGAACGACGGGACGGTCCTCGGCATCGACCGCTTTGACGGGGCGGTCGCCTGGCGCCAGAGGCCCGACACGACGGCGCAGATCCGCGCGACGCCTCTGGCGATGGGAGCTCTCGCCATCGTGGCCGATACCGAGGGGACGGTCCGCGCCTACGACCCAGTGTCGGGTGACATCGCCTGGACCGCCGACGCGGGCGCCCCGATCTACCGCACACCCGCGACCGACGGCGAAACGCTCGTCGTGCCGACCACGCGCGGCCGCGTCGCGGCCTTCGGGGCCAGAGGCGAGCGGCTGTGGAGCGCACAGGGCGCGCCGCTGGCGCGTTGGGGGACGCCCTCCATCGCCGACGGGATTGCCGTCGCGGGCGCGACGGACGGGACCGTAACGGCATGGGACGTACAAACGGGCGAGCAGCGGTGGACGACGAGCTACGACGGTGGCGTGGGCGCCGCCCCGTTGGTTTCCGGCGGGATGGTATACGTCGGCACGTACCGCCGTGAGCTGATCGCGCTCGACGCGGCCTCTGGCGACGAGCTCTGGCGCGACGAACTCCGAGGCCGCATCTCGGCTGGACTCGCTTCGGCCGACGGGACCGTCGTCGTCCTCGCCGAACCCTACTACATCTACGGCTTCCGGCCCGCCGGGGTCGCCACCCGCTGA